A genomic region of Arachis stenosperma cultivar V10309 chromosome 9, arast.V10309.gnm1.PFL2, whole genome shotgun sequence contains the following coding sequences:
- the LOC130950630 gene encoding 3-isopropylmalate dehydratase large subunit, chloroplastic-like — translation MALISSPFITSKNGLCVVDFPSSSSFITDLRCKKTRSKKIVSVVSTQQNKRNPSSYGSAKIGLTTTEKILARASEKGMVNPGENVWVNADVLMLNDLTCPAVSDIFKREFGNNAKVWDREKVVVIPDHYIFTNDKRAHRNVDIAREFCIQQDIKFFYDIQDRSNFRANPDYKGVCHIALAQEGHCRPGEVLFGTDSHTTSAGAFGQFATGVGNTDAAFILGTGKILLKVPPTLRFVLDGEMPNYLLAKDLILNIIGEISMSGATYKAMEFVGTTIESLTMEERITLCNMVVEAGGKNGIIAADNTTYKYLEDKTCTPYEPVFSDEKARFLAQYRFDVSKLEPLVAKPHSPDKRALARECNNVKIDRVYIGSCTGGKTQDFMAAAKVFLAAGKRVKVPTFLAPATQKVWMDLYTLEVAGSGGKTCSEIFEEAGCDTPTSPSCAACMGGPRDTYGRLNEPQVCVSTTNRNFPGRMGHIEGQVYLASPYTAAASALTGFVTDPRNFLF, via the exons ATGGCTCTCATTTCTTCACCATTCATTACTAGCAAG AATGGTTTGTGTGTGGTTGACTTTCCTTCATCTTCATCGTTTATCACTGATTTGAGATGCAAGAAGACAAGATCAAAGAAGATTGTTTCTGTTGTGTCAACTCAGCAGAACAAACGCAACCCTTCTTCATATGGCTCA GCGAAAATTGGCTTGACTACAACAGAGAAGATACTGGCGAGAGCTTCGGAAAAAGGTATGGTGAATCCGGGTGAGAACGTGTGGGTTAATGCAGATGTTTTGATGCTCAATGACCTTACTTGTCCTGCTGTCTCTGATATCTTCAAGAGAGAGTTTGGCAACAATGCTAAG GTATGGGACCGTGAAAAAGTTGTAGTTATTCCTGATCATTACATATTTACAAATGATAAACGGGCACACCGTAATGTGGATATTGCAAGAGAGTTTTGCATCCAGCAAGATATCAAGTTCTTCTATGACATTCAAGATCGCAGCAATTTCAGG GCTAACCCAGATTATAAAGGTGTGTGTCACATTGCTTTGGCACAAGAGGGTCATTGTAGACCTGGAGAG GTCTTGTTTGGTACAGATTCTCACACAACATCTGCAGGAGCATTTGGACAGTTTGCAACTGGAGTTGGTAACACTGATGCAGCTTTTATATTAGGGACAGGGAAGATCTTACTTAAG GTGCCTCCAACATTAAGGTTTGTATTGGATGGTGAAATGCCAAACTACCTGCTTGCAAAGGATCTAATTTTGAAT ATCATTGGTGAAATATCTATGTCTGGTGCTACATACAAAGCCATGGAATTTGTTGGGACCACTATTGAGAGTTTAACT ATGGAAGAAAGGATAACACTATGCAACATGGTTGTAGAAGCTGGAGGCAAAAATGGTATCATTGCTGCTGACAATACCACATACAAATACCTTGAG GATAAAACATGTACACCATATGAACCAGTTTTTAGTGATGAGAAAGCAAG ATTCCTGGCCCAATATAGATTTGATGTATCAAAATTGGAGCCATTAGTTGCAAAG CCACATTCCCCGGATAAGCGTGCTTTGGCAAGAGAATGCAACAATGTGAAAATTGACAGAGTATACATTGGATCATGCACTGGGGGCAAAACACAAGATTTTATGGCTGCTGCAAAAGTTTTCTTAGCTGCT GGAAAACGTGTCAAAGTTCCTACATTTCTAGCTCCTGCTACACAGAAG gtttgGATGGACTTGTATACTCTTGAGGTAGCTGGGTCCGGTGGGAAGACATGTTCAGAAATATTTGAAGAAGCTGGTTGTGACACACCAACAAGTCCAAGCTGTGCTGCATGTATGGGTGGACCTCGAGACACATATGGACGCTTGAATGAACCTCAG GTTTGTGTGTCAACAACAAACAGAAATTTTCCTGGTAGGATGGGCCACATTGAAGGACAAGTATATCTTGCTTCTCCTTATACTGCAGCAGCTTCTGCCTTAACTGGTTTCGTTACTGATCCCAGAAATTTCTTGTTCTAA